In Luteibaculum oceani, the following are encoded in one genomic region:
- a CDS encoding glycosyltransferase produces the protein MPSIQKFDQPMTVLWVFSSFSHGGVETWLLSVKDYLRKEGVILKVLLTGPYDDKGINVLKNYGVQVFSIPYSFKKIGKFTVELNKLIREEEIDLLHDHGDFAGLIKFIPSLIIGFLRKKLIIHIHSSYRAVQVYNWKTPQKKLTWLVSKIICKFLNIKVASTSLKSLKEFGLDNYRNARVVYCGIRKDFFGIDKNQNKSRNILFCGRFDAEDRYGGYFNHKNHWFAVNVFKRIYEIDKTCSLIMIGGPLERIQRVRSKIQNEAFASNVKFIGEEFDVIKYFSQCDLLLFPSRHEGLGLVAVEAQCVGMKVLKSTDVPDEVIISNNVESLSLENSVEEWAIKGIEMIMKEVDYASIDKSKFHPSSSANMLIDFYRE, from the coding sequence ATGCCAAGCATTCAGAAATTTGATCAACCAATGACCGTTCTTTGGGTATTCTCAAGTTTTAGCCATGGGGGAGTAGAAACTTGGCTTCTTTCAGTTAAGGATTATTTAAGAAAAGAAGGGGTAATTTTAAAAGTATTATTAACCGGTCCTTATGATGACAAAGGTATTAATGTCTTAAAAAATTATGGGGTACAGGTTTTTTCTATTCCTTATTCATTTAAGAAGATAGGAAAGTTTACCGTCGAACTAAATAAATTGATACGTGAGGAGGAAATAGATTTATTACATGATCATGGAGATTTCGCTGGTTTAATAAAGTTTATTCCATCCCTAATAATTGGTTTTCTTCGTAAAAAATTAATCATACATATACATTCTTCATATAGAGCTGTTCAAGTCTATAATTGGAAAACCCCCCAAAAGAAATTAACATGGTTGGTGAGTAAAATCATTTGTAAATTTTTAAATATAAAGGTCGCTTCTACGTCTTTGAAAAGTTTAAAAGAATTCGGTTTGGATAATTACCGAAATGCTAGAGTTGTTTATTGTGGGATTCGGAAAGATTTTTTTGGAATAGATAAGAATCAAAATAAAAGTAGAAATATCTTATTTTGTGGTCGTTTCGATGCGGAAGATCGATATGGAGGTTATTTTAATCATAAAAATCATTGGTTTGCTGTTAATGTATTTAAACGAATTTATGAAATTGATAAAACATGCTCCCTAATTATGATTGGAGGGCCATTGGAGCGAATACAAAGGGTTAGATCTAAAATACAAAATGAAGCGTTTGCTTCAAATGTCAAATTTATCGGGGAAGAATTTGACGTAATAAAATATTTTTCCCAATGTGACCTTTTGTTGTTTCCATCACGCCATGAAGGGTTAGGATTAGTAGCGGTAGAAGCGCAATGTGTTGGAATGAAAGTTCTCAAAAGTACCGATGTTCCGGATGAGGTAATTATTTCCAATAATGTAGAGAGTTTGAGCCTAGAAAATTCTGTAGAGGAATGGGCTATTAAAGGGATAGAAATGATCATGAAGGAAGTAGACTACGCATCCATTGATAAAAGTAAATTTCATCCATCATCAAGTGCTAACATGCTGATTGATTTTTACCGGGAGTAA
- a CDS encoding DegT/DnrJ/EryC1/StrS family aminotransferase — protein MIPVNTPVFNGNEEKYLVDCIRSGWISSEGSYVTRFEREFASYIGMDHGVAVSNGSAALDIALEAIGLNEGDEVIMPTFTIISPAFSVLRTGAKIVLVDMDNDTWNMALDEVESKITPKTKAIIAVHIYGLTSNLKRLREICDKKGIILIEDAAEAHGQEVFGKKVGSYGDISTFSFYPNKTITTGEGGIVLTRDVKLAEKARELRNLSFKPSKRRFVHYSFGWNYRMTNLQAAIGCAQLENIEEHIRKKKLIGKLYTEQLKGIPGVQLPLEKTNFSVNNYWVFGIVLDDEEKAIYVQEELGKHGIGTRPFFWSMHEQPVFNELGLFLGEHYPIAERLSRCGFYLPSGLGLNETEIQSVCQAFRNLINQ, from the coding sequence ATGATACCTGTAAATACACCGGTTTTTAATGGAAATGAAGAAAAATATCTTGTTGACTGTATAAGGTCCGGATGGATTTCTAGTGAAGGTAGCTATGTGACTCGGTTTGAAAGGGAATTTGCCTCCTACATTGGCATGGACCATGGTGTCGCTGTTAGTAATGGCTCTGCTGCATTAGATATTGCTTTGGAGGCCATTGGACTGAATGAGGGTGATGAGGTAATAATGCCAACATTTACCATTATCTCACCAGCTTTTTCGGTTTTAAGAACAGGAGCAAAGATAGTTTTAGTGGATATGGATAATGATACCTGGAACATGGCTTTAGATGAAGTTGAAAGTAAAATAACCCCTAAAACTAAAGCGATTATTGCAGTACATATTTATGGATTAACTAGCAATTTAAAAAGGCTGAGGGAAATTTGCGATAAAAAAGGAATAATATTAATTGAAGACGCTGCTGAGGCTCATGGTCAAGAGGTTTTCGGTAAAAAGGTTGGCAGTTATGGGGATATAAGCACTTTTAGTTTTTATCCCAATAAAACAATTACAACTGGCGAGGGAGGAATTGTATTAACCCGTGATGTGAAACTTGCGGAAAAAGCTCGTGAGTTAAGAAATCTGAGTTTTAAACCTTCTAAGAGAAGATTTGTACATTATAGTTTTGGTTGGAATTATAGGATGACAAATTTGCAAGCAGCAATCGGTTGTGCTCAATTGGAAAATATAGAGGAACATATTCGTAAAAAGAAATTAATTGGTAAATTGTATACCGAGCAATTAAAAGGAATTCCAGGGGTTCAATTACCACTCGAAAAAACAAATTTTTCTGTTAATAATTATTGGGTCTTTGGAATTGTTCTTGATGATGAGGAAAAAGCGATTTATGTCCAAGAAGAGCTAGGTAAACATGGAATAGGAACAAGGCCATTTTTCTGGAGTATGCACGAACAACCAGTTTTTAACGAATTAGGTTTATTCTTGGGTGAACATTACCCTATTGCTGAACGACTATCAAGGTGTGGATTCTATTTACCATCTGGCTTGGGTCTTAATGAAACTGAGATCCAATCAGTATGCCAAGCATTCAGAAATTTGATCAACCAATGA